Proteins from one Belonocnema kinseyi isolate 2016_QV_RU_SX_M_011 chromosome 8, B_treatae_v1, whole genome shotgun sequence genomic window:
- the LOC117178338 gene encoding uncharacterized protein LOC117178338 gives MEEAIQLCNLIVDIGSEDMSNHGNVHEAAKRTWANRKRKTFSDSDSNLSEEENEEGLDVDGDYQKEPYSKTLFKKRKTYYGPKKGPEITGVTELATKYKILTAIPAIERQKNGQESHHEEMADDKIDHLIHINKGEFKRLAETLIRNQEGLRMVVLQQLNKNNNADQSWNCADAFSTNAVLSTLPFDSTADVDNFNTLLQNADFKKLTYRAFDSIGGGNVRSTIYGILKRIFSNYLAVSWTWCGRSNKTEGLQAR, from the exons ATGGAAGAGGCCATTCAGTTATGCAACCTAATCGTGGACATAGGAAGCGAGGACATGAGCAACCATGGCAATGTCCATGAAGCGGCCAAACGTACCTGGGCCAaccgaaaaagaaaaacattctcGGATTCTGACTCAAATTTGTCAGAAGAGGAAAATGAAGAAGGCCTGGATGTTGATGGCGATTATCAAAAAGAACCCTACTCGAAAACACTTTTTAAGAAGAGAAAAACTTATTATGGGCCAAAAAAAGGTCCGGAAATAACAGGAGTAACAGAATTAGcaactaaatataaaattttaaccgcAATTCCTGCAATAGAACGGCAAAAGAATGGCCAAGAAAGCCATCATGAGGAGATGGCGGACGATAAAATTGACCACTTGATCCACATAAACAAGGGGGAATTTAAGa GGTTGGCAGAAACCTTGATCCGAAATCAAGAAGGGCTGAGAATGGTGGTACTGcagcaattaaataaaaataataatgccgATCAGTCGTGGAATTGCGCAGATGCTTTTTCCACAAACGCTGTTTTGTCTACGCTGCCATTCGATAGCACGGCTGACGTAGATAATTTCAACACCCTACTGCAAAatgcagattttaaaaagttaacg TATCGAGCATTTGACAGCATTGGCGGAGGAAACGTGAGGAGCACAATTTATGGAATCCTAAAAAGGATATTCTCCAACTACCTAGCGGTTAGCTGGACCTGGTGTGGTCGCTCGAATAAAACTGAGGGCCTCCAAGCCCgctaa